A part of Thermococcus sp. LS1 genomic DNA contains:
- a CDS encoding MoaD/ThiS family protein — protein sequence MKVMLVLYGEVALRFSPRMELDIGEGTTVGELLRELGISAAEHHILVNERKVNEGYVLKDGDVVKLLPVVYGG from the coding sequence ATGAAGGTCATGCTGGTTCTCTACGGCGAGGTGGCCCTTCGCTTCTCACCGCGGATGGAGCTTGATATTGGGGAAGGAACAACCGTAGGTGAGCTTCTGCGGGAACTAGGGATAAGCGCCGCCGAGCACCACATACTTGTGAATGAGAGGAAGGTCAATGAGGGTTACGTCTTGAAGGACGGCGACGTCGTTAAGCTCCTCCCTGTGGTCTATGGAGGGTGA
- a CDS encoding glycoside hydrolase: protein MRPKCFMKYAHHFHAYQPGDMVYVRDGDGSKPIEYEERKSPVAIKIRGEEVRGENWTRAMLYSYEHIADTLSRMKGISIDIEPFTFLMLLRYHRKAFEETVFLLEKFDAVPTTPFHPIVPHLDEFEQRILARVSFDFYAPLTGNKPVVGYWLPEAVITRRSAEIVESSTDKRLVFLLDERQLLYDFPQAKYSCNRYSNSFVFGREWGLSDAFAFNTLDVPGLIEGTLGRRDDYKESLGVPYLVFTASDLESLLGNPAQLDRFTAWMEGLEGNGVERVSAMEFVKKKLTGEFKRLEGECEFEMGVKDYSAWSDYFDLSLDGKTSDSRWLGYRRADGKVFAREVEGRRISQLWKVAFTRLFEELNRIVRLGVLEGLKDFNANAEEFLVRYARIFFKDYYDYFGIETSMDYVLEPANGEKKALKLGRIYYLMLLANHSCPRFWENLDTRVAFGNVSVMAKALIELMDYFNDERMNIFVEAYLKLLNFGRLYHLWDLGSLPALEGWETSEKAWNSALKPEVPNSGYNVVTRAALYVGKRDMKGELKALIGPYNLEWAVADTGHIPGERHGHWENPGWCEHRN, encoded by the coding sequence ATGCGCCCGAAGTGTTTTATGAAGTACGCCCACCACTTCCATGCCTACCAGCCTGGTGATATGGTTTATGTCAGGGACGGTGATGGGAGTAAGCCAATAGAGTACGAAGAGCGCAAGAGTCCGGTCGCCATAAAAATCCGTGGGGAGGAAGTCAGGGGCGAGAACTGGACGAGGGCAATGCTCTATTCCTACGAACACATAGCCGATACACTCTCGCGGATGAAGGGAATAAGCATAGACATTGAGCCGTTCACCTTTCTAATGCTCCTCCGCTACCACAGGAAGGCCTTCGAGGAGACGGTTTTCCTCCTGGAGAAGTTTGACGCTGTTCCGACCACACCCTTCCATCCAATCGTCCCGCACCTCGACGAGTTCGAGCAGCGGATTCTGGCGAGGGTTTCCTTTGACTTCTACGCTCCACTTACAGGCAACAAGCCTGTCGTTGGCTACTGGCTTCCCGAGGCTGTCATAACACGGAGGAGCGCCGAGATAGTCGAGTCCTCAACGGACAAAAGGCTCGTCTTCCTCCTCGACGAGAGGCAGCTCCTCTACGACTTCCCTCAGGCCAAATACTCCTGCAACCGCTATTCTAACTCCTTTGTCTTCGGTCGCGAGTGGGGACTGAGCGATGCCTTCGCCTTTAACACCCTCGACGTCCCGGGACTGATAGAGGGAACCCTCGGACGGCGGGACGACTATAAGGAGAGCTTGGGAGTTCCGTACTTAGTTTTCACTGCCAGCGACCTTGAGAGCCTCCTCGGAAATCCGGCCCAGCTCGACCGCTTCACAGCATGGATGGAGGGTCTCGAAGGGAATGGTGTCGAGAGAGTCTCTGCCATGGAGTTCGTTAAGAAAAAGCTCACTGGTGAGTTCAAGCGCCTCGAGGGAGAATGCGAGTTTGAGATGGGTGTCAAGGACTACTCGGCTTGGAGCGACTACTTCGACTTAAGCCTCGACGGAAAGACGAGCGATTCAAGGTGGCTGGGCTACAGAAGGGCCGATGGAAAGGTCTTTGCCCGCGAGGTGGAGGGGAGGAGGATAAGCCAGCTCTGGAAGGTCGCCTTCACGCGCCTTTTTGAGGAGCTAAACAGGATCGTGAGATTGGGCGTGCTTGAAGGTTTGAAGGATTTCAACGCCAACGCCGAGGAGTTCCTCGTGAGATACGCGAGGATTTTCTTCAAGGATTACTATGACTACTTTGGCATTGAAACTTCAATGGACTACGTCCTCGAGCCAGCGAACGGCGAGAAGAAGGCCCTGAAGCTTGGAAGGATATACTACCTGATGCTCCTGGCGAACCACTCATGTCCGCGCTTTTGGGAGAACCTCGACACGCGCGTGGCCTTCGGCAACGTCTCTGTAATGGCGAAGGCCCTCATCGAGCTTATGGATTACTTCAACGACGAGAGGATGAACATCTTCGTCGAGGCCTACCTGAAGCTCCTGAACTTCGGTAGACTCTACCACCTTTGGGACCTCGGCTCATTACCTGCTCTCGAAGGCTGGGAAACGAGCGAGAAAGCGTGGAATAGCGCGCTGAAGCCGGAGGTACCTAACAGCGGCTACAACGTGGTGACGAGGGCCGCCCTCTACGTCGGAAAGAGGGACATGAAGGGAGAGCTTAAGGCCCTGATCGGGCCCTACAACCTCGAGTGGGCCGTTGCCGACACTGGTCACATCCCTGGTGAGAGGCACGGACACTGGGAGAACCCGGGGTGGTGCGAGCACAGAAACTGA
- the cca gene encoding CCA tRNA nucleotidyltransferase, protein MMVQEVIGEVLTRIRPNEEERAFVEGLMREIENIARGRAEELGLDVKHYFVGSLAKDTYLAGDHDVDLFLAFPLDTPLEELRGKGLELGKAIAERLDNYEVAYAEHPYVRARYKGVKVDLVPCYDVESWKDVRTAVDRSILHTKWVLENLNGRNDDVRLLKRFLKGINAYGSEIYVRGFSGYLAEILIIKYGSFLDVLEKADFMLRQKIIDPAGWLKSEPEIAMKTIKREAEGDKPLIVIDPVDPRRNVAANLGWEKFGRFYFKAHQFLEEPLVEFFFPTESAGENYLGELRRKGTHLVTLLFKKPQLVDDLILPQLERSAKGFEKALGRENFRVLGWDYGYVGEEAFIMLELDRIVREKITIKPGPEFFTERGWDFYRKNERVWLIGKRLYAEKRVKESIVDVIVELLEKNQVALGKQVREFIHSADILVDYVPGELEREAYLFLSRKKWDLKG, encoded by the coding sequence GTGATGGTTCAAGAAGTTATCGGAGAGGTCCTCACCAGAATCAGGCCGAACGAGGAGGAGAGGGCTTTTGTTGAGGGCCTAATGCGGGAGATCGAGAACATAGCCCGCGGAAGGGCCGAAGAGCTCGGCCTTGACGTTAAACATTATTTCGTTGGCTCCCTCGCCAAGGACACCTACCTCGCCGGTGACCACGACGTTGACCTCTTCCTGGCCTTTCCCCTCGACACTCCCCTCGAAGAGCTCCGCGGGAAGGGCCTTGAGCTCGGTAAGGCCATAGCGGAGAGGCTCGATAACTACGAAGTTGCCTACGCGGAGCACCCCTACGTGAGAGCCCGCTATAAAGGGGTTAAGGTTGATCTAGTCCCTTGCTACGACGTCGAGAGCTGGAAGGACGTCAGAACGGCAGTTGACCGCTCCATACTCCACACGAAGTGGGTGCTTGAAAACCTCAACGGCAGAAACGACGATGTCAGGCTTTTGAAGCGCTTCCTCAAGGGAATAAACGCCTACGGCAGCGAGATTTACGTGAGAGGCTTTTCGGGCTACCTTGCCGAAATCCTGATTATCAAGTACGGCTCATTCTTGGACGTTCTGGAGAAGGCCGACTTCATGCTGAGGCAGAAGATAATAGACCCCGCCGGCTGGCTCAAGAGTGAGCCAGAAATAGCCATGAAGACCATTAAGAGGGAAGCTGAAGGGGACAAGCCGCTCATCGTCATAGATCCCGTTGACCCGAGGAGGAACGTCGCTGCAAATCTGGGCTGGGAGAAGTTCGGGAGGTTCTACTTCAAGGCCCATCAATTTCTGGAAGAGCCCCTCGTAGAGTTTTTCTTCCCGACGGAGAGCGCGGGAGAGAACTACCTCGGAGAGCTCAGAAGGAAGGGAACACACCTTGTCACGCTCCTCTTCAAAAAGCCCCAGCTTGTTGATGACCTGATCCTCCCGCAGCTGGAGAGGAGTGCCAAAGGCTTCGAGAAAGCGTTGGGCAGGGAGAACTTCAGGGTTCTCGGCTGGGACTACGGCTACGTTGGGGAGGAAGCGTTCATCATGCTGGAGCTGGACAGAATAGTGCGCGAGAAGATAACCATAAAACCCGGCCCGGAGTTCTTCACTGAGAGGGGCTGGGACTTCTACCGGAAGAACGAGAGGGTCTGGCTGATTGGAAAGAGGCTGTATGCGGAAAAGAGGGTTAAGGAGAGCATCGTCGACGTCATCGTAGAGCTCCTGGAGAAGAATCAAGTTGCCCTAGGCAAGCAAGTAAGAGAGTTCATCCACTCCGCTGATATTCTGGTGGATTACGTTCCAGGGGAGCTCGAGAGGGAGGCATACCTCTTCCTGAGCAGGAAAAAGTGGGATTTAAAGGGCTAA
- the thpR gene encoding RNA 2',3'-cyclic phosphodiesterase: MRAFIAIDVSDEVRDNLLKAQERIGNKSAKIKFVERENFHVTLKFLGEIDEATAEEVKGALAEIAKKHKKHRVRVKGIGLFPNPNYVRVIWAGIENDEGIKAIAQDVEKAMRRLGFKKDKDFVAHITIGRVKFVRDKLELAMALKDLANEDFGEFEVEAIELKKSTLTPKGPIYETVARFELAE; this comes from the coding sequence ATGAGGGCGTTCATAGCGATAGATGTCAGCGATGAGGTTCGCGACAACCTTCTGAAGGCCCAGGAGAGAATAGGTAACAAGTCCGCCAAAATAAAGTTCGTCGAGAGGGAGAACTTCCACGTCACGCTCAAGTTCCTCGGCGAGATCGACGAGGCAACTGCCGAGGAAGTGAAGGGGGCTTTGGCAGAAATAGCGAAGAAGCACAAGAAGCACCGCGTTAGGGTCAAGGGCATCGGCCTCTTCCCCAACCCGAACTACGTCCGCGTCATCTGGGCGGGAATAGAGAACGACGAGGGCATAAAGGCGATAGCCCAGGACGTAGAAAAGGCCATGAGAAGGCTGGGCTTCAAGAAGGATAAGGACTTCGTCGCCCACATCACAATCGGCCGCGTCAAGTTCGTGAGGGACAAGCTGGAGCTGGCGATGGCGCTCAAAGACCTCGCCAACGAGGACTTCGGGGAGTTTGAGGTCGAGGCTATAGAACTGAAGAAGAGCACGCTCACTCCCAAGGGCCCGATTTACGAGACCGTGGCGAGGTTCGAGCTGGCGGAGTGA
- a CDS encoding phosphoribosyltransferase codes for MDKVYFTWWQIDRAVFALAEELRKKFMPDVIVGVARGGLIPAVRLSHILGDVDVKVIAVKFYKDIEEHMEKPVVTIPLHGSLDGKRVVIVDDVSDTGKTLEVVIEEVKKAGAKEVKVACLSMKPWTKVVPDFYVFRTDKWIVFPWEEFPVVVRE; via the coding sequence ATGGACAAGGTTTATTTCACCTGGTGGCAGATTGACAGGGCGGTCTTCGCGCTCGCCGAAGAGCTGAGGAAGAAGTTCATGCCCGACGTCATAGTCGGAGTCGCCAGGGGCGGCCTTATTCCCGCTGTAAGGCTCAGCCACATCCTCGGCGACGTTGACGTCAAGGTCATAGCCGTCAAGTTCTACAAGGATATAGAGGAGCACATGGAGAAACCCGTGGTGACAATACCGCTGCATGGCTCGCTGGATGGAAAGAGGGTCGTCATCGTCGACGACGTCAGCGACACGGGCAAGACCCTCGAGGTTGTCATAGAGGAGGTCAAGAAGGCCGGCGCCAAGGAGGTAAAGGTCGCCTGCCTCAGCATGAAGCCCTGGACCAAGGTCGTTCCTGACTTCTACGTCTTCAGGACCGACAAGTGGATAGTCTTCCCCTGGGAAGAGTTCCCTGTTGTTGTGAGGGAGTGA
- a CDS encoding adenosylcobalamin-dependent ribonucleoside-diphosphate reductase, whose product MAVEKVMKRDGRIVPFDKERIKWAIQRAMLEVGVRDEKLLNRVVRRVVKRVNELYDGQVPHIENIQDIVELELMRVGLFDVAKAYILYRKKKAEIREEKKKILNKDKLDEIDKRFSINALRVLASRYLIKNEKGEIIESPRELFERVAILAVIPDLLYDERVFDREGNHEQDLSKVEKYMERLDEYDRKLSIGRFKLNKYHFERFLNLYRELAQKGQMKVSIDEVIKMLENGAFDKYEDEVEEYFRLMTSQTFMPNTPALINSGRPLGMLSACFVVPIEDDMESIMKAAHDVAIIQKMGGGTGLNFSKLRPEGDLVGTTTGAASGPVSFMHLIDAVSDVIKQGGVRRGANMGILEVWHPDIEKFIHAKEKNIGTNVLSNFNISVGIWADFWEALREGKRYPLINPRTGEKVKEIDPKSLFEELAFMAWAKADPGVIFFDVINRRNVLEPAKGEKIRATNPCGEEPLYEYESCNLASINLAKFVKYDEEGKPYFDWDEYAYVIQKVAKYLDNAIDVNKFPLPEIDYNTKLTRRIGVGMMGLADALFKLGIAYNSKEGYDFMRKATEYLTFYAYKYSVEAAKKRGPFPLYEKTRYKDGELPVEGYYHREVWTLPWDELVEEIKKYGVRNGMVTTCPPTGSVSMIADTSSGIEPIFALVYKKSVTVGEFYYVDPVFEAELKKRGLWSDEILRKINDNYGSVQGLEEIPEDMQRVFVTSMDIHWLDHILAQANIQLWLTDSASKTINMPNDATVEDVKAAYLLAYKLGCKGITVYRDGSLSVQVYSVEGEKKQRIKSKPSAYAVEKLKTVVEAEPWLAKFINVEGILNGTNGKEKKEAPALSFSLNMTKAIKPEAREHPHHREPPEIPEEKIKELLGVTYCPVCYEKDGKLVELKMESGCATCPVCGWSKCVIG is encoded by the coding sequence ATGGCCGTTGAAAAAGTGATGAAAAGGGACGGCAGAATTGTCCCATTTGATAAAGAGCGTATAAAATGGGCTATCCAAAGGGCAATGCTTGAAGTTGGTGTCCGTGACGAGAAGCTTCTCAACAGAGTCGTTAGGAGGGTCGTCAAAAGGGTGAACGAACTCTACGACGGGCAGGTGCCCCACATAGAGAACATCCAGGACATAGTCGAGCTTGAACTGATGAGAGTGGGTCTCTTCGACGTTGCCAAGGCCTACATCCTCTACCGTAAGAAGAAGGCCGAGATCAGGGAGGAAAAGAAGAAGATACTCAACAAAGACAAGCTCGACGAGATAGACAAGCGCTTCTCCATCAACGCCCTCCGTGTTTTGGCTTCTCGCTACCTCATCAAGAACGAGAAGGGAGAAATAATTGAGAGCCCAAGGGAGCTCTTCGAGAGGGTCGCGATTCTGGCGGTCATCCCTGATCTGCTCTATGATGAGAGGGTCTTCGACAGGGAAGGAAACCACGAGCAGGACCTAAGTAAGGTCGAGAAATACATGGAGAGGCTCGACGAGTACGATAGAAAACTCTCAATCGGCAGGTTCAAGCTCAACAAGTACCACTTCGAAAGGTTCCTCAACCTCTACCGCGAGCTCGCCCAGAAGGGCCAGATGAAGGTCTCCATCGACGAAGTCATCAAGATGCTCGAGAACGGGGCCTTTGACAAGTACGAGGACGAAGTAGAGGAGTACTTCCGCCTGATGACGAGCCAGACCTTTATGCCGAACACGCCGGCCCTCATCAACTCAGGAAGACCGCTCGGGATGCTCTCAGCGTGCTTCGTCGTCCCAATAGAGGACGACATGGAGAGCATAATGAAGGCAGCGCACGATGTGGCCATAATACAGAAGATGGGCGGCGGTACCGGTTTGAACTTCTCCAAACTCCGCCCCGAGGGAGACCTCGTCGGAACCACAACTGGAGCGGCCTCCGGCCCTGTCAGCTTTATGCACCTCATCGATGCCGTCAGCGACGTGATAAAGCAGGGTGGAGTGAGAAGGGGCGCGAACATGGGAATTCTTGAGGTCTGGCATCCCGACATCGAGAAGTTCATCCACGCCAAGGAGAAGAACATCGGAACGAACGTTCTGTCCAACTTCAACATCAGCGTGGGCATATGGGCCGACTTCTGGGAGGCTCTGAGAGAAGGCAAGCGCTATCCGCTCATTAACCCGAGGACTGGCGAGAAGGTCAAAGAGATCGACCCGAAGAGCCTCTTCGAGGAGTTAGCATTTATGGCCTGGGCCAAGGCCGATCCGGGAGTTATATTCTTCGATGTCATCAACAGGAGGAACGTCTTAGAGCCCGCAAAAGGTGAAAAGATACGCGCGACCAACCCCTGCGGAGAAGAGCCCCTCTACGAGTACGAATCCTGTAATCTGGCCAGCATAAACCTCGCCAAGTTCGTCAAGTACGATGAAGAAGGCAAGCCCTACTTCGACTGGGACGAGTACGCCTATGTAATCCAGAAGGTCGCCAAGTACCTCGACAACGCAATCGACGTCAACAAGTTCCCGCTCCCGGAGATAGACTACAACACCAAGCTGACGAGGAGGATAGGCGTCGGAATGATGGGCCTGGCCGATGCCCTCTTCAAGCTCGGCATAGCCTACAACAGCAAGGAAGGCTACGACTTCATGAGGAAAGCCACTGAGTACCTCACCTTCTACGCATACAAATACAGCGTTGAGGCCGCGAAAAAGCGCGGACCCTTCCCGCTCTACGAGAAGACGAGATACAAGGATGGGGAGCTTCCAGTCGAGGGCTACTACCACAGGGAGGTCTGGACCCTTCCGTGGGACGAGCTGGTTGAAGAAATCAAGAAGTACGGCGTCAGGAACGGAATGGTGACCACCTGTCCGCCCACCGGTTCGGTCAGCATGATAGCCGATACCTCCAGTGGTATAGAACCTATCTTTGCCCTCGTCTACAAGAAGAGCGTCACCGTTGGCGAGTTCTACTACGTTGACCCCGTCTTCGAGGCTGAGCTGAAGAAGCGCGGCCTCTGGAGCGACGAGATACTGAGGAAGATAAACGACAACTACGGAAGTGTCCAGGGCCTCGAGGAAATCCCAGAGGACATGCAGCGCGTTTTCGTCACCTCGATGGACATCCACTGGCTCGACCACATACTGGCTCAGGCCAACATCCAGCTCTGGCTCACCGATTCAGCGAGCAAGACCATCAACATGCCGAACGATGCCACCGTCGAGGACGTTAAGGCGGCATACCTGCTCGCATACAAGCTCGGCTGTAAGGGCATAACCGTCTATCGCGACGGTTCGCTCAGCGTTCAGGTTTACAGCGTTGAAGGAGAGAAGAAGCAGCGCATCAAGAGCAAACCGAGCGCTTACGCTGTCGAGAAGCTCAAGACCGTCGTTGAGGCCGAGCCGTGGCTGGCCAAGTTCATCAACGTCGAGGGCATACTCAACGGCACCAACGGCAAGGAAAAGAAAGAAGCACCAGCACTCAGCTTTTCCCTGAACATGACAAAGGCCATCAAACCCGAGGCCCGCGAGCATCCGCACCACAGGGAGCCGCCGGAGATTCCCGAGGAGAAGATAAAGGAGCTCTTAGGGGTCACTTACTGTCCAGTCTGCTATGAGAAGGACGGAAAGCTCGTCGAGCTGAAAATGGAGAGCGGCTGCGCCACCTGCCCCGTCTGCGGCTGGAGCAAGTGCGTCATTGGGTGA
- a CDS encoding ferritin family protein, translating into MNLRELLERLIWQENELYNLYKLGETFATYERPEFVETFRLIAEEELRHRKTLEGMLSEGTLKDTAVIDYLDSLSLEPMLSDERAEPESLEELILEALIREKHAYELYTKLSEILEGSLSQIFRMMASEELKHAYRLRLVYEGL; encoded by the coding sequence ATGAACCTTCGTGAGCTGCTCGAAAGACTCATCTGGCAGGAGAACGAGCTCTACAACCTGTACAAGCTCGGCGAAACGTTCGCCACCTACGAAAGGCCCGAGTTCGTCGAGACGTTCCGTCTCATAGCCGAGGAGGAGCTCAGACACAGGAAGACCCTCGAGGGGATGCTCTCCGAGGGAACCCTAAAGGACACGGCCGTTATAGACTACCTAGACTCACTTTCGCTGGAGCCGATGCTGAGCGACGAAAGGGCCGAGCCCGAGAGCCTCGAGGAGCTGATACTCGAGGCGCTGATAAGGGAGAAGCACGCCTACGAGCTCTACACGAAGCTCTCTGAAATCTTGGAGGGCTCTCTCAGCCAGATTTTCAGAATGATGGCCAGTGAGGAGCTCAAACACGCCTACAGGCTCAGGCTGGTCTACGAAGGGCTTTGA
- a CDS encoding HAD-IIA family hydrolase codes for MIGIIFDMDGVIYRGNKPIDGTREVVNFLKERDIPFAFLTNNSTKNARMYREKLLGMGIDVEEERIVTSGYATARYLQTHFKEGPIFVIGGKGLQEEVVRMGWPVMGLEEARERWRDIKYVVVGLDPELTYEKLKYGTLAIRKGAKFIGTNPDTTYPAEEGLYPGAGSIIAALKASTDVDPLIIGKPNEPAYEVVREKLGDVDEIWMVGDRLDTDIAFARRFGMKAIMVLTGVSTLKDVEKSEVKPDLILPSIKELLEYLKVRLEASE; via the coding sequence ATGATCGGGATAATCTTCGACATGGACGGCGTGATATACCGGGGCAATAAGCCCATAGATGGCACGCGGGAGGTAGTAAACTTCCTGAAAGAAAGGGACATCCCCTTCGCCTTCCTTACCAACAACTCCACCAAGAACGCCCGGATGTACCGCGAGAAGCTCCTCGGGATGGGAATAGACGTCGAAGAAGAGCGTATCGTCACCTCCGGCTACGCCACCGCCAGGTACCTCCAGACCCACTTTAAGGAAGGCCCCATCTTTGTCATTGGCGGGAAAGGACTCCAAGAGGAAGTAGTGAGGATGGGCTGGCCCGTGATGGGCCTCGAGGAAGCAAGGGAGAGGTGGAGGGATATCAAATACGTCGTGGTCGGCCTCGACCCTGAGTTAACCTACGAGAAGCTCAAGTACGGAACGCTGGCAATAAGAAAGGGAGCGAAGTTCATAGGAACCAACCCGGACACAACGTATCCCGCCGAGGAAGGTCTCTATCCAGGAGCGGGGTCGATTATAGCGGCGCTGAAGGCATCGACGGATGTTGATCCCCTCATAATAGGCAAGCCCAACGAACCCGCCTACGAGGTCGTCAGGGAGAAGCTCGGTGACGTCGACGAGATATGGATGGTGGGCGACAGGCTCGACACGGACATAGCCTTCGCCAGGAGATTTGGCATGAAGGCGATAATGGTCCTGACGGGCGTCAGCACGCTGAAAGACGTTGAGAAGAGCGAGGTAAAACCCGACCTGATCCTCCCGAGCATTAAGGAGCTGCTCGAATACCTAAAGGTCAGGCTGGAGGCTTCAGAATGA
- a CDS encoding TasA family protein, which yields MGHQKIVLAGALLLLVALAGFSRSIFTDVALSENNEISSGEFDIGISKDGERFYNDLKLFDFSDLKPGDERAVTFYVKNRGDLEVSRITMTLYINDLEDGALPPAEKEVDNTTDRGELSGYLVITGLSVQHGDITTDLAEVVGKTLKELDGKEIELFKGSLGEGEVLKVVMRVRFSPEAGNECQTDRVDVDMKINAEQ from the coding sequence ATGGGACACCAGAAGATAGTATTAGCCGGGGCCCTTCTGCTGCTGGTTGCGCTCGCGGGATTCTCCCGCTCCATCTTCACAGACGTTGCTCTCTCGGAGAACAACGAGATCTCCTCGGGAGAGTTTGACATAGGCATAAGCAAGGACGGGGAAAGATTCTACAACGACCTCAAGCTCTTCGACTTCTCGGATTTAAAGCCGGGCGACGAGAGGGCAGTAACATTCTACGTGAAGAACCGCGGGGACCTCGAGGTTTCAAGGATTACGATGACCCTTTACATTAATGACTTGGAGGACGGTGCCCTCCCTCCCGCCGAGAAGGAGGTCGACAACACCACGGATAGGGGCGAGCTGAGCGGCTATCTCGTGATAACCGGCCTCTCGGTACAGCATGGGGATATAACCACCGACCTGGCAGAGGTAGTGGGCAAAACCCTAAAGGAACTTGACGGGAAGGAGATAGAGCTCTTCAAAGGCTCCCTTGGCGAGGGTGAGGTGCTGAAGGTCGTCATGAGGGTAAGGTTCTCCCCAGAGGCAGGCAACGAGTGCCAGACCGACAGGGTGGATGTGGACATGAAGATAAACGCCGAGCAGTGA
- a CDS encoding DUF1616 domain-containing protein yields the protein MKLKDYWDLLTIIALSLILDLLIAFFPDSLLRKALGLAFVLFFPGYVFITALFPNRKELDNLERLALSFGLSIAIVPLIGLGLNYTPWGIRLIPILVSLTIFNIAFSIIAIYRRAKAFEPWIPWITLERIKDELEWDESSKLDKALTVILIIAIITSIGTLGYVITHPKPGEAFTEFYILGPEGKAADYPTELRVGQEGRVIIGIVNHEHRNVTYYVQIWLVNLTWDNTTNTTIIYEMYPMQGWFNVTLPDVPVNIEGNWTPQFETNYTFSIDKPGQWQVWFLLFKDEPPELPPAPPDGNYAETDARNLILEAINGTVQSLKLNVKVTS from the coding sequence ATGAAGCTCAAAGACTACTGGGATCTGCTCACAATCATCGCCCTGTCGTTGATCCTCGACCTCCTGATAGCCTTCTTCCCGGACAGCCTGCTCAGAAAAGCCCTCGGATTAGCCTTCGTCCTCTTCTTCCCGGGATATGTCTTCATAACCGCCCTCTTCCCCAACAGGAAGGAGCTCGACAACCTCGAGAGGCTCGCCCTCAGCTTCGGCCTCAGCATAGCCATCGTCCCGCTCATCGGCCTCGGCCTCAACTACACCCCTTGGGGCATAAGGCTCATCCCGATACTCGTCAGCCTGACGATTTTCAACATTGCCTTTTCAATCATCGCCATCTACCGCAGGGCAAAGGCCTTCGAGCCGTGGATTCCATGGATAACGCTCGAGAGGATAAAGGATGAGCTCGAGTGGGATGAGTCGAGCAAGCTCGACAAGGCCCTCACGGTGATCCTGATAATCGCCATCATAACCTCCATAGGCACCCTGGGCTACGTCATAACCCACCCAAAGCCCGGCGAGGCCTTCACGGAGTTCTACATCCTTGGGCCGGAGGGCAAGGCCGCCGATTATCCAACCGAGCTGAGAGTCGGCCAGGAGGGAAGGGTGATAATCGGCATAGTCAACCACGAGCACAGGAACGTAACCTACTACGTCCAGATATGGCTCGTTAACCTGACGTGGGACAACACGACCAACACGACGATAATATACGAGATGTACCCTATGCAGGGCTGGTTCAACGTCACCCTGCCGGACGTTCCCGTCAACATCGAGGGCAACTGGACTCCCCAGTTCGAGACCAACTACACCTTCAGCATCGATAAACCCGGCCAGTGGCAGGTCTGGTTCCTCCTCTTCAAGGACGAGCCACCAGAGCTTCCGCCGGCACCGCCGGACGGGAACTACGCCGAAACCGATGCCAGGAACCTCATCCTTGAGGCGATAAACGGCACGGTGCAGAGCCTCAAGCTCAACGTGAAGGTGACCTCCTGA